In Lycium ferocissimum isolate CSIRO_LF1 unplaced genomic scaffold, AGI_CSIRO_Lferr_CH_V1 ctg11547, whole genome shotgun sequence, the following are encoded in one genomic region:
- the LOC132041751 gene encoding uncharacterized protein LOC132041751: MGSHHLPIELEHKAYWAIKKLNLDMELAGKKQMLQLHELDEFQLQAYENAKLYKEKTKRWHDRHIQQRSFEPGQLVLLFNSRLKLFPGKLRSKWSGPFEVVSVTKHGAVELCKPETEETFLVNGQRVKHYWAEDVDRQKTLMDLSNERLKYRKTKAKRRHKKGEGH, translated from the exons ATGGGAAGTCATCACTTGCCGATTGAATTAGAGCATAAGGCATATTGGGCAATCAAAAAGCTTAACCTTGACATGGAGCTTGCGGGAAAGAAGCAGATGTTGCAGTTGCATGAACTTGATGAATTTCAACTGCAAGCCTACGAGAATGCCAAATTGTATAAGGAGAAGACCAAGAGATGGCATGATAGGCACATCCAGCAGCGGTCTTTTGAGCCTGGCCAGTTGGTCCTGTTGTTTAACTCAAGGCTCAAGCTGTTCCCTGGCAAGCTGAGATCGAAGTGGTCAGGTCCTTTTGAAGTGGTAAGTGTGACAAAGCATGGAGCTGTGGAGCTATGTAAGCCAGAGACCGAGGAAACTTTCTTGGTCAATGGGCAGAGAGTGAAGCATTATTGGGCTGAGGATGTGGACAGACAAAAGACCTTAATGGATCTTTCGAATGA GCGCTTAAAGTATAGGAAAACCAAAGCAAAAAGGAGGCACAAGAAAGGAGAAGGCCACTGA